Proteins encoded within one genomic window of Prauserella marina:
- a CDS encoding ectoine synthase → MIVRSLDEITDTEADIKTPNWRSKRIILAKERVGFSVHETTLYAGTVNDFWYANHIEAVFIVEGEGEIIDKATGETHELKPGSLYLLNNHDKHQVRPRTDMRTVCVFNPPVTGREVHDENGVYPLVVEDEEPAAS, encoded by the coding sequence TTGATCGTCCGCAGTCTCGACGAGATCACCGACACGGAAGCCGACATCAAGACGCCCAACTGGCGCAGTAAGCGAATCATTCTCGCCAAAGAGCGGGTCGGCTTCTCGGTGCACGAGACCACGCTGTACGCGGGTACCGTCAACGACTTTTGGTACGCCAACCACATCGAGGCGGTTTTCATCGTCGAAGGTGAAGGCGAGATCATCGACAAGGCGACCGGTGAGACGCACGAGCTCAAGCCCGGTTCGCTGTATCTGCTGAACAACCACGACAAGCACCAGGTTCGCCCGCGAACCGACATGCGGACCGTGTGTGTGTTCAACCCGCCGGTCACCGGACGCGAGGTTCACGACGAGAACGGGGTATACCCCTTGGTCGTCGAGGACGAAGAGCCCGCGGCTTCGTGA
- a CDS encoding SGNH/GDSL hydrolase family protein, whose translation MSEFNSFVAIGDSFTEGLNDELPDGSFKGWADRLAGILANGRSEFRYANLALRGKMLAEIMSEQLPIALDIRPDLVTVCAGGNDIIVPGADVDATAAAFEEGVAALRSKGIEVVIFTGPDTKSMSVMSILRGKVGIYNAHLWAIAERHGARVVDLWAMDALHDVRAWSDDRLHFTPEGHRRIALRTAEVLGVPTEFDWREPWPESPDHANWLTLRRSDLEWTRMHLLPWIRRHLRGESMGDGLAPKRPRLTPLLDRPSTADLVERADN comes from the coding sequence GTGTCCGAATTCAACAGCTTCGTTGCGATCGGCGACAGCTTCACCGAGGGTCTCAATGACGAGTTGCCTGACGGCAGCTTCAAGGGGTGGGCCGACCGGCTCGCGGGGATCCTCGCGAACGGACGCTCCGAGTTCCGCTATGCCAACCTCGCGCTTCGCGGCAAGATGCTCGCCGAGATCATGTCCGAGCAGCTGCCCATCGCGCTGGACATCAGGCCCGACCTCGTGACGGTGTGCGCGGGCGGCAACGACATCATCGTTCCCGGTGCCGACGTCGACGCGACGGCGGCTGCCTTCGAGGAAGGCGTCGCCGCGCTCAGGTCGAAAGGCATCGAGGTGGTCATCTTCACCGGGCCCGACACCAAGAGCATGTCGGTGATGAGCATCCTGCGGGGCAAAGTCGGCATCTACAACGCCCACCTCTGGGCGATCGCGGAGCGGCACGGCGCGCGGGTCGTGGACCTGTGGGCGATGGACGCGCTGCACGACGTCCGCGCGTGGAGCGACGACCGGCTGCATTTCACCCCGGAGGGGCACAGGCGGATCGCGCTGCGCACGGCCGAGGTGCTCGGCGTTCCCACCGAGTTCGACTGGCGCGAGCCGTGGCCGGAGTCCCCTGATCACGCGAACTGGCTCACCCTGCGCCGTTCCGACCTCGAATGGACGAGGATGCACCTGCTTCCCTGGATTCGCAGGCACCTTCGCGGCGAGTCGATGGGAGACGGACTGGCGCCGAAACGGCCGAGGCTGACCCCTCTTCTCGACCGACCGAGTACCGCTGACCTGGTGGAACGGGCCGACAACTAG
- the thpD gene encoding ectoine hydroxylase yields MTLTESRIEDSYPTRVAGEAMLLDRAEPTVWGGEQDGPFDAAELAAHETKGYSIIEGLLSPAEIQGYWQELVRLSSDEELKTDERVITERASGSVRSVFEVHKISELIGELARDPRILDRASQVLGSDVYLHQSRVNYMPGFKGAGFYWHSDFETWHAEDGMPRPRAVSCSIALTDNYAFNGGLMVMPGSQRTFVQCVGETPDNHYKASLREQKLGVPSENDITKLAAECGIEQFTGPAGSALFFDSNIMHGSGSNITPYPRSNIFLVFNSVENALVEPFAAAEPRPAFIGARDFTPLKR; encoded by the coding sequence GTGACTCTCACAGAGAGCCGGATTGAGGACAGCTATCCGACCCGTGTCGCCGGTGAAGCGATGCTTCTCGACAGGGCGGAACCGACGGTGTGGGGCGGTGAGCAGGACGGCCCGTTCGACGCGGCCGAACTGGCGGCGCACGAGACCAAGGGGTACTCGATCATCGAAGGACTGCTGTCCCCCGCCGAAATTCAGGGGTATTGGCAGGAGCTCGTACGGCTCTCGTCGGATGAGGAACTCAAAACCGACGAGCGCGTGATCACCGAGCGAGCATCGGGCAGTGTCCGGTCCGTCTTCGAAGTACACAAGATCAGCGAGTTGATCGGCGAGCTTGCGCGCGATCCTCGCATCCTGGACAGGGCGAGCCAGGTCCTCGGCTCGGATGTCTACCTCCACCAGAGCAGGGTCAACTACATGCCCGGCTTCAAAGGTGCGGGTTTCTACTGGCACTCCGACTTCGAGACGTGGCATGCCGAAGACGGGATGCCCCGCCCGAGAGCCGTGAGCTGCTCGATCGCCTTGACCGACAACTACGCGTTCAACGGCGGCCTGATGGTCATGCCGGGTTCGCAGCGCACGTTCGTGCAGTGCGTCGGCGAGACTCCGGACAACCACTACAAGGCTTCGCTGAGGGAGCAGAAGCTCGGGGTGCCGAGCGAGAACGACATCACGAAGCTCGCCGCCGAGTGCGGGATCGAACAGTTCACCGGACCTGCGGGGTCCGCGCTGTTCTTCGATTCCAACATCATGCACGGGTCGGGCAGCAACATCACGCCCTACCCGAGGTCGAACATCTTCCTCGTGTTCAACAGCGTCGAGAACGCCCTGGTCGAGCCGTTCGCGGCGGCTGAGCCCCGGCCCGCCTTCATCGGAGCCCGGGACTTCACCCCGCTGAAGCGCTGA
- a CDS encoding SIS domain-containing protein, with translation MTAEIGEQPRILAELVETRAEIAAVAEAVARRPPRFALLAARGSSDHAALYAKYLIEVLLGLPAGLVSPSTTTLYGARPDLRDVLLVSVSQSGGSPDLLEVTEAARERGALTVAVSNTPDSPLTRAAELAVPVKAGEEHAVAATKTYSATLLALYLFVDAVRGGIGTEVADIGRLAQHSLDSTEAEVARAVDRYRFADRVITTGRGYSYATALEAALKLAETSYLATRAYSGADLLHGPVAAVDEDTAVLAITSEGNGGTAMRDPLDAVAARGADVLAVGSAASAMRAAVRIELPRTAEEVAPILEILPVQRLALSLALARGFDPDNPRGLRKVTKTR, from the coding sequence ATGACGGCTGAGATCGGCGAGCAACCCCGGATACTCGCCGAACTGGTCGAGACCCGGGCCGAGATCGCCGCCGTGGCCGAGGCCGTCGCGCGGCGGCCACCTCGCTTCGCCCTGCTGGCGGCGAGGGGTTCCAGCGACCACGCGGCCCTGTACGCCAAGTACCTGATCGAGGTACTGCTGGGGTTACCGGCCGGTTTGGTTTCTCCTTCAACGACCACACTCTACGGAGCACGGCCAGACCTCAGGGACGTACTGCTCGTCTCGGTCAGCCAGAGCGGCGGCTCCCCCGACCTGCTCGAAGTCACCGAGGCCGCCCGCGAGCGGGGCGCGCTGACCGTCGCGGTCAGCAACACCCCTGACTCGCCGCTCACGCGCGCGGCGGAACTGGCCGTCCCCGTCAAGGCAGGCGAGGAGCACGCGGTCGCCGCCACGAAGACGTATTCGGCGACGTTGCTCGCGCTCTACCTGTTCGTCGACGCCGTCCGAGGAGGCATCGGAACCGAGGTCGCCGACATCGGCCGACTCGCACAACACTCCCTCGACTCGACGGAAGCCGAAGTCGCCCGTGCCGTCGACCGGTACCGGTTCGCCGACCGCGTCATCACCACCGGCAGGGGCTACTCCTATGCGACGGCATTGGAGGCCGCGTTGAAACTCGCCGAGACGAGCTATCTCGCCACTCGCGCCTACAGTGGTGCCGACCTATTGCACGGACCGGTCGCCGCCGTCGACGAGGACACCGCGGTACTCGCGATCACCAGCGAAGGCAATGGCGGAACCGCGATGCGCGATCCGCTCGACGCGGTCGCGGCGAGAGGCGCCGACGTACTCGCCGTCGGCTCGGCCGCCTCCGCGATGAGGGCCGCCGTCCGCATCGAACTGCCGCGAACGGCAGAGGAGGTGGCGCCCATACTGGAGATACTGCCGGTACAGCGGCTCGCCCTTTCGCTCGCGCTGGCGAGGGGCTTCGACCCCGACAACCCTCGTGGCCTGCGAAAGGTGACCAAAACCCGATGA
- a CDS encoding GntR family transcriptional regulator: MLQAVSGGGSGSAPGTRGQREPKYWALKQHLLDLLEALPAGSPIPTERALAGEFNVSRTTVRQALADLTAEGRLHRVQGKGTFAAEPKLAQRLQLSSYTEDMRAQGREPSSRLLEIDEIHAEAELPKLLGIRTGAKVLRLRRLRLADGEPMALETTHLPSARFRGLRKHLTEGASLYAALRERYGVELERAEETIETSLAGPQEAELLGADVGMPVLLLSRHSFGSDGKPVEFVRSIYRGDRYKFVTTLTRP; the protein is encoded by the coding sequence ATGTTGCAGGCGGTTTCGGGCGGTGGGTCGGGTTCGGCACCCGGCACGCGTGGCCAGCGTGAACCGAAGTACTGGGCGCTCAAACAGCATCTGCTCGACCTGCTCGAAGCGTTGCCTGCCGGGTCGCCCATCCCCACGGAGCGGGCGCTCGCGGGAGAATTCAACGTATCGCGCACGACAGTTCGTCAAGCACTTGCGGACCTGACCGCCGAGGGCAGGCTGCACAGGGTGCAGGGCAAGGGCACCTTCGCGGCGGAACCGAAGCTCGCCCAGCGGCTCCAGCTCTCGTCCTACACGGAGGACATGCGAGCGCAGGGCAGGGAGCCGTCCTCGCGCCTGCTGGAGATCGACGAGATCCACGCCGAGGCCGAACTGCCCAAGCTGCTCGGCATCCGCACCGGCGCCAAGGTGCTGCGGTTGCGCAGGTTGCGGCTCGCCGACGGGGAGCCGATGGCGCTGGAGACGACGCACTTGCCTTCGGCAAGGTTCCGTGGCCTTCGCAAGCACCTCACCGAGGGCGCTTCGCTCTACGCGGCGCTGCGGGAGCGGTATGGCGTCGAACTGGAAAGGGCAGAGGAGACCATCGAGACCTCGCTGGCCGGTCCGCAGGAGGCCGAACTGCTCGGCGCCGACGTCGGAATGCCGGTGCTGCTGCTCTCCCGGCACTCGTTCGGTTCGGACGGCAAGCCCGTCGAGTTCGTCAGGTCCATCTACAGGGGCGACCGATACAAGTTCGTCACGACCCTCACCAGACCGTGA
- a CDS encoding thiazole synthase has product MTTESTAPASTADPLRIGTYELDSRLIIGTGGASNLSVLERALVASGTELTTVAMRRADVDGGTGVLDLLRTLGIRLLPNTAGCRSAAEAVLTAKLAREALGTDLIKLEVHADDRTLLPEPSETLDAAEQLVADGFTVLAYTGDDPVIALRLEEAGCAAVMPLGAPIGTGLGIRNPHNIELIVARAGVPIVLDAGIGTASDAALAMELGCSAVLLSTAVTRAQDPERMARAMRLAVESGRLAREAGRVPRRFWAQASSPPR; this is encoded by the coding sequence ATGACCACCGAATCGACCGCGCCCGCGAGCACGGCTGACCCGTTGCGCATCGGTACCTACGAGCTCGATTCCCGGCTGATCATCGGAACGGGAGGCGCGAGCAACCTGAGCGTGCTCGAACGCGCGCTCGTGGCCTCCGGAACGGAGCTCACCACCGTCGCCATGCGCAGGGCCGATGTGGACGGTGGTACCGGTGTGCTGGATCTGTTGCGCACACTCGGGATCCGGCTGCTGCCGAACACGGCAGGTTGCCGAAGCGCGGCCGAGGCCGTGCTGACCGCGAAACTCGCGAGGGAAGCGCTGGGAACCGACCTGATCAAGCTCGAAGTCCACGCCGACGACCGCACGCTGCTCCCCGAGCCGTCCGAGACCCTTGACGCCGCTGAACAACTCGTCGCCGACGGCTTCACCGTGCTCGCTTACACGGGCGACGATCCGGTGATCGCGTTGCGGTTGGAGGAGGCGGGCTGTGCGGCCGTGATGCCGCTCGGTGCACCCATCGGCACCGGGCTCGGTATTCGCAATCCGCACAACATCGAGCTGATCGTCGCGAGGGCAGGGGTTCCGATCGTGCTCGACGCGGGAATCGGCACCGCGTCCGACGCGGCGCTGGCCATGGAGCTGGGCTGTTCGGCCGTGCTGCTCTCCACGGCGGTCACGAGGGCGCAGGATCCGGAACGGATGGCCCGCGCCATGCGGCTTGCCGTCGAATCGGGGCGGCTCGCGCGGGAGGCGGGGCGGGTTCCTCGCCGGTTCTGGGCGCAGGCTTCCAGCCCGCCACGCTGA
- the thiS gene encoding sulfur carrier protein ThiS — translation MRVHVNGDLREFRDGSTVAELLTELGTTRQGVAVALEGEVVQRGRWTEIVVADGARLEILTAVQGG, via the coding sequence ATGCGCGTTCACGTGAACGGAGACCTTCGGGAGTTCCGTGACGGAAGTACCGTCGCGGAACTGCTCACCGAACTCGGCACCACAAGGCAGGGCGTCGCCGTCGCGCTCGAAGGTGAGGTGGTCCAGCGAGGCCGCTGGACCGAGATCGTCGTCGCCGACGGCGCGCGCCTCGAAATCCTCACCGCCGTACAGGGAGGGTAG
- the thiO gene encoding glycine oxidase ThiO codes for MKGNPGLAVVGAGVIGLAIAWKASAAGCRVTVFDPAPARGASWVAGGMLAPVTEAWPGDEPVLELGEESLRRWPAFAADLAREGFDPGLSLNGTVVAAFDHADAEQLGTLAEYLRELGREATFVSGRALRREEPGLSASVRAGLLVPGDLAVDNRKLLGALIDATRANGGTFVTEPVSELTSSRVRAAGGERAFDAVVLAAGAWSGGLSAALAGRVRPLKGEILRMRTRRGALPPPSRTVRAFVEGRPVYLVPRAGGELVLGATQYEAGFDTAVTARGVRELLEGAERIFPGIAEYELVETAAAPRAASADNLPYLGELTDGVFAATGHHRNGLLLAPVTADAVLAWLGGESPPKGTAAADPLRGSATDTTHREKV; via the coding sequence ATGAAAGGAAATCCCGGACTGGCGGTCGTCGGCGCCGGTGTCATCGGGCTTGCCATCGCATGGAAGGCCAGCGCCGCCGGTTGCCGCGTCACCGTGTTCGACCCCGCGCCCGCACGGGGGGCCTCCTGGGTCGCCGGCGGCATGCTCGCGCCGGTGACCGAGGCGTGGCCGGGTGACGAGCCCGTACTCGAACTCGGCGAGGAATCGCTGCGCCGCTGGCCCGCCTTCGCCGCCGACCTCGCTCGCGAGGGATTCGATCCTGGGCTCTCGCTGAATGGCACCGTCGTCGCCGCGTTCGACCATGCCGATGCCGAACAACTCGGAACACTCGCCGAGTACCTGCGTGAGCTGGGCAGAGAGGCGACGTTCGTCAGCGGGAGGGCGCTGCGGCGCGAGGAACCAGGGCTTTCCGCCTCGGTGAGGGCCGGGCTGCTCGTGCCGGGTGACCTCGCCGTCGACAACCGCAAGCTGCTCGGCGCGCTCATCGACGCGACCCGCGCCAACGGGGGCACCTTCGTCACCGAACCCGTTTCGGAACTGACGTCGTCTCGCGTACGTGCCGCCGGAGGTGAACGTGCTTTCGACGCGGTCGTCCTCGCGGCCGGTGCGTGGAGCGGTGGACTGTCGGCCGCGCTCGCGGGCAGGGTGCGCCCGCTGAAGGGGGAAATCCTCCGGATGCGGACCAGAAGAGGCGCGCTGCCACCGCCCTCACGCACCGTGCGCGCCTTCGTCGAGGGACGGCCGGTGTACCTCGTGCCCCGCGCCGGAGGTGAGCTGGTGCTCGGCGCCACCCAGTACGAGGCGGGCTTCGACACCGCCGTCACCGCGCGTGGAGTGCGGGAGTTGCTGGAAGGAGCGGAACGGATCTTTCCAGGCATCGCGGAGTACGAACTCGTCGAGACCGCTGCCGCGCCACGTGCGGCGAGCGCCGACAACCTGCCCTACCTCGGTGAACTCACCGACGGCGTCTTCGCGGCGACGGGACACCACCGCAACGGTCTGCTGCTCGCACCGGTGACCGCCGACGCCGTGCTTGCCTGGCTCGGCGGTGAATCACCGCCGAAGGGGACCGCCGCCGCCGATCCACTGCGCGGGAGCGCAACCGACACAACGCACAGGGAGAAGGTGTGA
- a CDS encoding MFS transporter: MADPVTPVDNAGIRWGSATARGVLATTILGSGMAMLDGSVVNVALPRIGDELGASVAGLQWILDGYLLSLASLILIAGALGDRYGRLRVFQIGVVWFAIASLLCGLAPTTELLVAARVLQGIGGALLTPGSLAILQATFAKEDRARAIGAWSGLGGLAAAIGPLLGGVLVQVWSWRLAFFINLPLAVVCIVLARRYVPESCDQLRRHDRPSVLSSALCAIGLAGVTAALVEAKPRGFDDPLVVVSGVAGVLGLVAFVVLQLRSRRPLIPPSIFADRTFALANGLTLVVYAALGGVLMLMVLQLQGSLGYSPMLAGAASLPITFLMLVLSGRSGALAQRIGPRTQLIVGPLLLAAGVLLLRRVVPGASYVGTVLPAVVVFGLGLATVVAPVTATVLAAAPDHLAGVASGVNNAIARTGNLLAVALLPAIAGLSGAAYSDPVALTAGWRDAMWVCAGLLVVGAVLAFGIRGNVLSDAQPRQEHVKF, encoded by the coding sequence ATGGCAGATCCGGTGACACCGGTGGACAACGCCGGCATCAGGTGGGGAAGCGCCACGGCGCGCGGCGTGCTGGCCACGACCATCCTCGGCTCCGGAATGGCCATGCTCGACGGCTCGGTCGTCAACGTCGCGCTGCCGAGGATCGGTGACGAGCTGGGGGCCTCGGTCGCCGGTCTCCAGTGGATCCTCGACGGATATCTGCTCTCGCTCGCCTCGCTGATCCTCATCGCCGGTGCCCTCGGCGACCGCTACGGCAGGTTGCGGGTTTTTCAGATCGGGGTCGTCTGGTTCGCCATCGCCTCGTTGTTGTGCGGTTTGGCTCCGACCACCGAGCTGCTCGTCGCGGCGCGAGTACTACAGGGCATCGGGGGAGCTTTGCTGACGCCGGGCTCGCTCGCGATATTGCAAGCGACCTTCGCCAAAGAGGACAGGGCGAGGGCGATCGGGGCGTGGTCGGGACTCGGCGGGCTCGCTGCGGCCATCGGTCCGCTGCTCGGCGGCGTGCTGGTGCAGGTGTGGTCGTGGCGGCTCGCGTTCTTCATCAACCTCCCGCTCGCGGTCGTCTGCATCGTGCTGGCGCGGCGCTACGTTCCCGAGTCCTGTGATCAGCTCCGCCGGCACGACCGACCGAGTGTGTTGTCCTCGGCACTGTGCGCGATCGGCCTTGCCGGGGTCACGGCCGCGCTCGTCGAGGCGAAGCCGAGGGGATTCGACGATCCGCTCGTCGTGGTGTCCGGGGTGGCCGGTGTTCTCGGGCTCGTCGCGTTCGTGGTGCTCCAGCTCCGTTCGCGACGGCCGCTGATCCCGCCCTCCATCTTCGCCGACCGTACATTCGCGCTCGCGAACGGACTGACGCTCGTCGTCTACGCGGCGCTCGGTGGCGTGCTGATGCTCATGGTGCTCCAACTTCAGGGATCGCTCGGCTACTCGCCGATGCTCGCAGGCGCGGCGAGCCTGCCCATCACGTTCCTGATGCTCGTGCTCTCCGGCCGGTCCGGCGCGCTCGCGCAGCGCATCGGGCCGCGCACCCAGCTCATCGTGGGGCCGTTGCTGCTCGCGGCCGGGGTACTGCTGCTGCGCAGGGTGGTTCCCGGTGCTTCCTATGTCGGCACGGTGCTGCCTGCCGTCGTCGTGTTCGGCCTTGGGCTCGCGACGGTCGTCGCCCCGGTCACGGCGACCGTTCTCGCCGCCGCTCCAGACCACCTCGCCGGTGTCGCCTCAGGTGTGAACAACGCGATCGCGCGGACGGGCAATCTGCTCGCGGTGGCGTTGTTGCCCGCGATCGCGGGGCTCAGCGGAGCCGCCTACTCCGATCCGGTTGCATTGACGGCGGGTTGGCGCGACGCCATGTGGGTATGCGCTGGACTACTGGTCGTCGGAGCCGTTCTCGCGTTCGGAATTCGCGGTAACGTGCTTTCGGATGCCCAGCCCCGTCAAGAACATGTGAAATTCTGA
- the thiE gene encoding thiamine phosphate synthase produces the protein MPGLSGDQIRKRLSNARLYLCTDARRSRGDLAEFADAALRGGVDIIQLRDKSGGEPLEAKEEIAALEVLAAACEKHGALLSVNDRSDIAYAVGADVLHLGQDDLPVPVARELLGDGPVIGRSTHSLDQALAAAKEEGVDYFCVGPCWPTPTKPGRSAPGLELVRAVGTEVPTALPWFAIGGIDLDRLPQVREASASRVVVVRAITEASDPAEAASALRSALTAPRSV, from the coding sequence ATGCCTGGCCTCAGCGGTGATCAGATCCGGAAACGTCTCTCGAACGCCCGCCTCTACCTGTGCACGGACGCGAGGCGCTCACGTGGTGATCTCGCCGAATTCGCCGACGCCGCACTGCGAGGCGGCGTCGACATCATCCAGCTTCGCGACAAGAGCGGTGGCGAACCACTTGAGGCGAAGGAGGAAATCGCCGCGCTTGAGGTGCTCGCGGCGGCCTGCGAGAAGCACGGTGCGCTGCTGTCCGTCAACGACAGGTCGGACATCGCCTACGCCGTCGGAGCCGACGTGCTCCACCTCGGCCAGGACGACCTCCCCGTTCCGGTCGCCCGCGAGCTGCTCGGGGACGGGCCGGTGATCGGCCGCTCGACCCACTCGCTCGACCAGGCGCTGGCAGCGGCGAAAGAGGAGGGCGTCGACTACTTCTGCGTCGGCCCGTGCTGGCCGACTCCCACGAAACCGGGCCGGTCCGCGCCTGGCCTCGAACTGGTGAGGGCGGTCGGTACCGAGGTACCGACCGCCCTGCCGTGGTTCGCCATCGGCGGTATCGATCTCGACCGCCTGCCTCAGGTTCGCGAGGCAAGCGCCTCCCGGGTCGTCGTGGTCAGGGCCATCACCGAGGCGAGCGATCCAGCCGAGGCCGCCTCGGCGCTTCGTTCGGCACTCACGGCACCGCGTTCGGTGTGA
- a CDS encoding DUF6932 family protein produces the protein MPLPHWTSDNVLPQGRHPADLSDLYERFVWDAPHRNEREILFSALSGYLGVVTRLIPSGRAWVSGPLTDRTPDVPSDVDVVLLPDEWGTLKRLDGPARAALYGMLTLRGVIAEQPAMYLEQVQPVGGLLDGFLCHPGDEEVWADAWSRGAAPGIRKGFAEVTW, from the coding sequence ATGCCGCTCCCGCACTGGACCTCGGACAATGTCCTTCCACAGGGTCGACACCCCGCTGATCTCTCCGACCTGTACGAACGGTTTGTCTGGGACGCACCACACCGCAACGAGCGCGAGATTCTGTTCAGCGCCCTGAGCGGTTACCTCGGCGTCGTCACCCGGCTCATCCCATCGGGAAGGGCTTGGGTCAGCGGCCCGCTCACCGATCGCACCCCGGATGTCCCCTCCGACGTCGACGTCGTCTTGCTGCCCGACGAATGGGGCACGCTCAAGCGACTCGACGGTCCCGCGCGCGCGGCGCTCTACGGGATGCTCACCCTGCGCGGCGTCATCGCGGAACAACCCGCGATGTATCTGGAACAAGTGCAGCCAGTCGGCGGTCTGCTCGACGGCTTCCTGTGCCATCCGGGCGACGAGGAGGTGTGGGCCGACGCGTGGTCGCGAGGAGCCGCACCCGGGATACGCAAAGGCTTCGCGGAGGTGACCTGGTGA
- a CDS encoding OmpA family protein: MPGNRRLLWLVPLALLVTGVLALLGTWSSSGGIQADLTEKARTALGSEGLRADVTFDGRDATLHGVAAEQQARAADVVGAVDGVRAVRQAQGAEPSDDGSTDTGAADLNTAIDEELADAPITFRPNTAVLTGKGEQALATVLDTIRSAGDEAKTYGYEVAGYAAKVAGGDPRESARLSSARADTVARKLVDAGISRERVTTVGKGDAPSRGENGDPAKDRRAEITVR; encoded by the coding sequence ATGCCGGGTAACCGCCGCCTGCTCTGGCTGGTTCCGCTCGCACTGCTGGTGACGGGCGTGCTCGCCCTGCTCGGCACCTGGTCGAGCTCGGGCGGGATCCAAGCCGACCTCACGGAAAAGGCGAGGACGGCGCTCGGCTCCGAGGGGCTGCGGGCCGACGTCACCTTCGACGGCAGGGACGCCACGCTGCACGGCGTCGCGGCAGAGCAACAAGCGCGGGCCGCCGACGTCGTCGGAGCGGTCGACGGGGTCCGCGCCGTGCGACAGGCACAGGGAGCGGAACCGAGCGACGACGGTTCCACCGACACGGGCGCCGCCGACCTCAATACCGCGATCGACGAGGAACTGGCGGACGCCCCGATCACCTTCCGGCCGAACACGGCCGTGCTGACGGGAAAGGGCGAGCAGGCACTTGCCACCGTCCTCGACACAATCCGCTCGGCAGGAGACGAGGCCAAGACCTACGGCTACGAAGTGGCCGGGTACGCGGCGAAGGTCGCGGGCGGCGACCCACGTGAGTCGGCGCGCCTTTCCTCGGCGAGGGCGGACACCGTCGCGCGAAAGCTCGTCGACGCGGGAATCAGCCGCGAAAGGGTCACCACGGTCGGCAAGGGCGACGCGCCGTCGCGGGGCGAGAACGGCGACCCGGCGAAAGACCGGCGCGCTGAAATCACGGTCCGGTGA
- a CDS encoding N-acetylglucosamine kinase has product MNFAIGVDAGGTASRAVALAEDGTRLGSGLGGGSNPNSVPAEQAAAAVAAVIADAMRGLDPSLLRACVIGMAGTSKLTDPAVATIFETALRPLGLKGKPRFVSDAEAAFASATEEPDGTVLIAGTGSIAGRIRGRRMASVVGGYGWLLGDEGSGFWIGREAVRRTLDALHGDLPLGKLATAVLAEAGVPPDETRAAHLLITAANADLPVRLSRFAPLVSDAAAADPVARDIVERAAAQLVEAALAAREPGETTPVVLVGSVLGNESPVGELVRADLSDLRVLASSDGVGGAVRLAMIDAFGEHAATRPSRGVTD; this is encoded by the coding sequence ATGAACTTCGCGATCGGCGTCGACGCGGGAGGCACCGCCTCACGAGCCGTCGCTCTCGCCGAGGACGGCACCCGCCTCGGTTCCGGTCTCGGCGGAGGGAGCAACCCGAACTCGGTACCCGCCGAGCAGGCCGCCGCGGCCGTCGCCGCTGTCATCGCCGACGCGATGCGCGGGCTCGACCCCTCGCTGCTTCGCGCGTGCGTGATCGGCATGGCCGGCACGAGCAAGCTCACCGATCCGGCTGTCGCCACGATCTTCGAGACGGCACTGCGCCCACTCGGCCTCAAGGGGAAACCCCGGTTCGTCTCCGACGCCGAGGCCGCCTTCGCCTCAGCCACCGAGGAACCCGACGGCACCGTGCTGATCGCGGGCACCGGCTCCATAGCGGGCCGGATCAGGGGAAGGCGGATGGCCTCTGTCGTCGGCGGCTATGGCTGGCTACTCGGCGACGAGGGCTCGGGGTTCTGGATCGGCAGGGAAGCCGTCCGGCGGACCCTCGACGCGCTGCACGGTGACCTCCCGCTCGGCAAGCTGGCCACGGCCGTCCTCGCCGAGGCAGGCGTGCCGCCCGACGAGACAAGGGCGGCTCACCTGCTGATCACCGCGGCCAACGCCGATCTTCCCGTTCGCCTTTCCCGGTTCGCGCCGCTGGTCAGCGACGCCGCGGCCGCCGATCCCGTCGCCAGAGACATCGTCGAGCGAGCGGCGGCTCAGCTCGTGGAAGCCGCGCTCGCGGCCCGCGAACCCGGCGAGACGACGCCGGTCGTTCTTGTCGGCAGTGTGCTCGGCAACGAGAGCCCGGTCGGTGAACTGGTCCGTGCCGACCTCTCCGACCTGCGAGTACTCGCCAGTTCAGACGGGGTCGGCGGCGCGGTGAGACTCGCGATGATCGACGCTTTCGGCGAGCACGCCGCGACGCGGCCGTCGCGTGGGGTCACAGACTGA